A window of the Pyramidobacter piscolens W5455 genome harbors these coding sequences:
- a CDS encoding class I SAM-dependent methyltransferase: MDKEPIPLLPRWSTLLFLRRFIAQPGQIGSVAPSSHFLVQEMLKLTDWGTVTNVAELGAGTGVVTEALLRKISPNAGLSVFELDRKLREKIENRLKIAVFPDACDLAQVIRPGSLDVVISSLPWTTLPKEVSGKILQGVIACLKPNGQFIAYQYSRQMHRLFCHLFESVRISFVLRNIPPAFVYNCHTPQNRAKEKAALFFRAQD; the protein is encoded by the coding sequence ATGGATAAAGAACCGATTCCCCTGCTTCCTCGATGGAGCACTCTGCTTTTCCTGCGCCGTTTTATCGCGCAGCCGGGACAGATCGGCAGCGTCGCCCCCAGCTCTCACTTTCTCGTTCAGGAGATGCTCAAGCTCACGGACTGGGGCACGGTAACCAACGTTGCCGAACTCGGTGCCGGCACCGGAGTCGTGACGGAAGCACTGCTCAGAAAAATTTCTCCCAACGCTGGCCTTTCCGTCTTCGAGCTGGACCGAAAACTGCGCGAAAAAATCGAAAACAGGCTTAAAATCGCCGTGTTCCCCGACGCCTGCGACCTCGCGCAGGTCATCAGGCCAGGCTCGCTGGACGTGGTCATTTCCAGCCTTCCCTGGACGACGCTCCCAAAAGAAGTTTCCGGCAAAATTCTCCAGGGCGTGATAGCGTGCCTGAAACCCAACGGACAATTCATCGCCTATCAGTATTCCCGACAAATGCACCGTCTTTTCTGCCACCTTTTCGAATCGGTCCGAATCTCGTTCGTCCTCCGCAATATTCCGCCGGCGTTCGTCTATAACTGCCACACGCCGCAAAATCGCGCCAAAGAAAAGGCGGCGCTTTTTTTCCGCGCACAGGATTAG
- a CDS encoding Glu/Leu/Phe/Val family dehydrogenase, with amino-acid sequence MALVKRKSDNVLLRTALENFYGAAEEMGLDEGITDILAHSERKTCVSVPVEMDDGSIQVFEGFRVAHNSAVGPAKGGVRFHQDVCLDECEALAFMMTWKCSLAGIPYGGGKGGVRVDALKLSKKELERLSRTYAARIEPVVGAWTDVPAPDVNTNGQVMTWFMDTISRMRGRLEPAIFTGKPIPLWGSKGRNAATGLGVATCAIEFMKALGKDIKGMKCAVMGFGNVGSFAAKTLAEAGAKIVAISDITGVYYSENGIDIAKAFKLIASNPKKLLTGLDKEPGVKMIDSIQTCDCDMFLPCALEGVITEKNAGDIKAKYVVEGANGPTTPEGDKILDQRGILVVPDFLANSGGVIGSYFEWCQDLGGFFWSEEDYNNRLLSIMKDNFKKVWDYAQEHNVKMRRAAFLAAIKRVADATEMRGVYL; translated from the coding sequence ATGGCTTTGGTAAAGCGTAAGTCTGACAATGTACTCCTTCGCACGGCACTCGAGAACTTCTACGGCGCTGCTGAGGAAATGGGGCTTGACGAGGGCATTACCGACATTCTCGCCCATTCCGAGCGCAAGACCTGCGTCTCCGTCCCCGTTGAAATGGACGACGGTTCCATCCAGGTCTTCGAGGGCTTCCGCGTCGCGCACAACAGCGCCGTCGGTCCCGCCAAGGGCGGCGTGCGTTTCCACCAGGACGTCTGCCTCGACGAATGCGAAGCCCTCGCTTTCATGATGACCTGGAAGTGCTCGCTGGCCGGCATCCCCTACGGCGGCGGCAAGGGCGGCGTGCGCGTTGACGCGCTGAAGCTCTCCAAGAAAGAACTCGAGCGCCTGAGCCGCACCTACGCGGCTCGCATCGAACCCGTCGTCGGCGCCTGGACGGACGTTCCCGCCCCCGACGTGAACACCAACGGTCAGGTCATGACCTGGTTCATGGACACGATCAGCCGTATGCGCGGCCGTCTCGAACCCGCGATCTTCACCGGCAAGCCCATCCCGCTCTGGGGATCCAAGGGCCGCAACGCGGCCACCGGCCTTGGCGTCGCCACTTGCGCCATCGAGTTCATGAAGGCCCTCGGCAAGGACATCAAGGGCATGAAGTGCGCCGTGATGGGATTCGGCAACGTCGGCTCCTTCGCCGCCAAGACCCTCGCCGAAGCCGGCGCCAAAATCGTCGCCATCAGCGACATCACCGGCGTTTACTACAGCGAGAACGGCATCGACATCGCCAAGGCGTTCAAACTGATCGCCTCCAATCCCAAGAAACTCCTGACCGGCCTCGACAAGGAACCTGGCGTCAAGATGATCGATTCCATCCAGACGTGCGACTGCGACATGTTCCTGCCCTGCGCGCTTGAAGGCGTCATCACCGAAAAGAACGCCGGCGACATCAAGGCCAAGTACGTCGTCGAAGGCGCCAACGGCCCCACCACGCCCGAGGGAGACAAGATCCTCGATCAGAGAGGCATCCTCGTCGTTCCCGATTTCCTCGCCAACTCCGGCGGCGTGATCGGCTCCTACTTCGAGTGGTGCCAGGATCTCGGCGGCTTCTTCTGGTCCGAAGAGGACTACAACAACCGTCTGCTGAGCATCATGAAGGACAACTTCAAGAAGGTCTGGGATTACGCCCAGGAACACAACGTGAAGATGCGCCGCGCGGCGTTCCTCGCCGCCATCAAGCGCGTCGCCGACGCCACGGAAATGCGCGGGGTGTATCTCTAA
- a CDS encoding ABC transporter substrate-binding protein has protein sequence MKLFSVAKRLAFIGICSLALNAGGLGTDGWARTVESMNFTYVQSPLNVPSIVEKARGSFASYFKDLGLPVNYANLTAGPQQTAALASGDLQILNAVGGTSVILAAANGADVKIISMYSRSPKAFMLFSNDAAIDSPAALKGKTVAGPKGTNLHELLVAYLKTGGLTIDDVKFVNMGIPAALAALEGGTIDAALQAGPSAYNCMKSGKHLITNGDGLIAALIATATSQKFYDENKELVETFEKAQRSVLQFIAENHDEAVKMTAEATGLSVEAVEEMFPMYDFSMDVSEKDVEDLKKTEQFLLDNGMIDKEIDVKTLFLKR, from the coding sequence ATGAAATTGTTTTCTGTTGCAAAGCGTCTTGCGTTCATCGGGATCTGCTCATTGGCGCTGAATGCCGGCGGCTTGGGGACGGACGGCTGGGCCCGCACGGTCGAGTCGATGAACTTCACCTACGTGCAGTCTCCGCTGAACGTGCCTTCCATCGTCGAGAAAGCGCGGGGCAGCTTCGCCTCGTATTTCAAAGATCTGGGGCTGCCGGTGAACTACGCCAATCTGACCGCCGGCCCGCAGCAGACAGCGGCGCTCGCTTCCGGCGACCTGCAGATCCTCAACGCCGTCGGCGGCACCTCGGTCATCCTCGCGGCGGCCAACGGCGCCGACGTCAAGATCATCAGCATGTACAGCCGCTCGCCCAAAGCCTTCATGCTCTTCTCCAACGACGCGGCCATCGATTCGCCGGCGGCGCTGAAAGGCAAGACCGTCGCCGGACCGAAAGGCACCAATCTTCATGAGCTGCTGGTCGCCTACCTCAAAACCGGCGGTCTGACCATCGACGACGTCAAATTCGTCAACATGGGGATCCCCGCGGCGCTGGCCGCCCTCGAAGGCGGCACGATCGACGCGGCGCTGCAGGCCGGCCCCAGCGCGTACAACTGCATGAAGTCGGGCAAGCACCTGATCACAAACGGCGACGGATTGATCGCGGCGCTCATCGCCACGGCCACCAGCCAGAAATTCTACGACGAGAACAAGGAATTGGTCGAAACGTTCGAGAAAGCGCAGCGTTCGGTCCTGCAGTTCATCGCCGAAAATCACGACGAAGCCGTGAAGATGACGGCCGAAGCCACCGGCCTGAGCGTGGAAGCCGTGGAGGAAATGTTCCCCATGTACGATTTTTCCATGGATGTCTCCGAAAAAGACGTCGAAGACCTGAAGAAAACGGAGCAGTTCCTGCTCGACAACGGCATGATCGACAAAGAAATCGACGTGAAGACGCTTTTTTTGAAGCGCTGA
- a CDS encoding ABC transporter substrate-binding protein, whose amino-acid sequence MKKFAALVLLLGLTALPASAAEINAYSIMPEKYVSKVTQAFEQETGIHVNFLRLSSGEAKTRLEAEKNNPQVDVLIGGPADTYEAIVAQGVFEKYSPKGVEAIPAKFRSADGYWTGIGIIPLCFLTNEDFLKKNEMQAPATWNDLLDPRYKNGLQMADARTSGTATERIFSLVKIMGEDEAFKYQKKLHANIQMYTKSGAGGAMPIATGQCASGIFYIVDALDIQQQGYPVTISYPKDGVSYGIEGCGVVHGAKNLEDAKKFADWMVSKSFADFIVANKINYVPTRTDVTTDNPLLDLNAINLVETDVAWKGAKRDEFVERWKNEVIK is encoded by the coding sequence ATGAAAAAATTTGCTGCACTCGTTCTGTTGTTGGGCTTGACGGCTCTGCCCGCAAGCGCGGCGGAGATCAACGCCTACTCGATCATGCCGGAGAAGTACGTTTCCAAGGTGACTCAGGCGTTCGAGCAGGAGACGGGGATCCACGTCAACTTCCTGCGCCTGTCTTCCGGCGAAGCCAAGACGCGCCTCGAGGCCGAGAAGAACAATCCTCAGGTCGACGTGCTGATCGGCGGCCCGGCCGACACGTACGAGGCCATCGTCGCGCAGGGGGTCTTCGAGAAATACTCTCCCAAGGGCGTTGAAGCCATTCCGGCCAAATTCCGCAGCGCGGACGGCTATTGGACGGGCATCGGCATCATCCCGCTGTGCTTCCTGACGAACGAGGATTTCCTCAAGAAGAACGAGATGCAGGCTCCCGCGACCTGGAACGATCTGCTCGATCCCAGGTACAAGAACGGCCTGCAGATGGCCGACGCCCGCACGTCCGGCACCGCGACGGAACGCATTTTCTCGCTGGTGAAGATCATGGGCGAAGACGAGGCTTTCAAGTATCAGAAGAAGCTTCACGCCAACATCCAGATGTACACGAAGAGCGGCGCGGGCGGCGCCATGCCGATCGCGACCGGCCAGTGCGCTTCCGGTATTTTCTACATAGTCGACGCGCTCGACATCCAGCAGCAGGGCTACCCCGTGACGATCAGCTATCCCAAGGACGGCGTATCCTACGGCATCGAGGGCTGCGGCGTCGTGCACGGAGCGAAGAATCTGGAAGACGCCAAGAAGTTCGCCGACTGGATGGTCAGCAAGAGCTTCGCCGATTTCATCGTCGCCAACAAGATCAACTACGTTCCCACCCGCACCGACGTCACGACCGACAATCCGCTGCTCGATCTGAACGCGATCAATCTCGTCGAGACCGATGTGGCTTGGAAGGGCGCCAAGCGCGACGAGTTCGTGGAGCGCTGGAAGAACGAAGTTATCAAATAG
- a CDS encoding ABC transporter permease → MKTLTHSLSPRPRLDPAARAVVAALWIALGIFVVYPAFRLLWIAFWVDGRFTLANLAPVLTNWYDRQALINSLLLGGCVAVSGTALGFIFAYAVTRLSLPGWFKFVLSGISMLPLISPPFTSSIALTLSLGPNGLLIKLLGLENFNFYGFWGTFLSETLTFYPVAFMTLTTILSRIDSNLEDAAYSMGASPLRVFRTVTLPLSAPGLANAFLLVFACSLADFATPLVLAGHAFPVLPTQAYLQITGMYDLKGGAALSFVLLVPALIVYAIQYCWLSKKSFVTISGKAGGRSSVKGPGVFPTACIIGLISFVMIFVVYIYALIFWGSVVKVWGINNALTGENYAYVFNFGRKAIRDTLIIACLGTPLGGLLAVLVGYAAERLKVKGHKTLETVSLLNFALPGTVVGIAYVIAFNDKPLVLTGTVSILVASYVFRYSSAGIRNVIASLQQIDPSIEEASASLGASSARTFRKVTLPLVLPAILAGMRYLFIHSMTAISATIFLVSVRWSLITTRILECMTELQFAQACAFSIVLIVLVFIASGVMALLARLLCRTGSAGGGIR, encoded by the coding sequence GTGAAAACTTTGACACACAGTCTCTCTCCCCGCCCCCGGCTGGATCCCGCGGCACGGGCCGTCGTCGCCGCGCTCTGGATCGCTCTGGGGATTTTCGTGGTTTACCCGGCCTTTCGTCTGCTGTGGATCGCGTTCTGGGTCGACGGCAGGTTCACTCTCGCCAACCTTGCCCCGGTCCTCACCAACTGGTACGATCGGCAGGCGCTGATCAACAGTTTGCTGCTGGGGGGCTGCGTCGCCGTTTCCGGCACGGCGCTGGGCTTTATTTTCGCTTACGCGGTGACGCGCCTTTCTCTGCCGGGCTGGTTCAAGTTCGTCCTTTCCGGCATTTCCATGCTGCCGCTGATCTCTCCGCCGTTTACCAGTAGCATCGCCCTGACGCTCTCGCTGGGGCCGAACGGCCTTCTGATCAAACTGCTTGGGCTTGAGAATTTCAACTTTTACGGTTTCTGGGGCACGTTCCTCTCGGAAACGCTCACGTTCTACCCGGTTGCGTTCATGACGCTGACGACGATCCTCAGCCGCATCGATTCCAATCTGGAGGACGCGGCCTACTCGATGGGGGCTTCGCCGCTGCGGGTCTTCCGCACGGTGACGCTGCCGCTCTCGGCTCCCGGGCTGGCGAACGCCTTTCTGCTCGTTTTCGCCTGCTCGCTGGCGGACTTCGCGACGCCGCTGGTCCTGGCCGGGCACGCGTTCCCCGTGCTGCCGACGCAGGCGTACCTGCAGATCACAGGCATGTACGACCTCAAGGGCGGCGCGGCGCTCTCCTTCGTGTTGCTGGTGCCGGCGTTGATCGTGTATGCGATCCAGTACTGCTGGCTGAGCAAAAAAAGTTTCGTGACCATTTCGGGCAAGGCCGGCGGACGCAGCAGCGTGAAAGGTCCCGGGGTGTTCCCCACAGCCTGCATCATCGGCCTGATCTCGTTCGTGATGATTTTCGTCGTCTACATCTACGCGCTGATTTTCTGGGGCTCGGTCGTCAAGGTCTGGGGCATCAACAACGCGCTGACGGGCGAAAATTACGCCTACGTGTTCAATTTCGGACGCAAGGCCATCAGGGACACGCTGATCATCGCCTGTCTCGGCACGCCGCTGGGCGGGCTGCTCGCCGTTCTCGTGGGATACGCCGCCGAACGCCTCAAAGTCAAAGGGCACAAGACGCTGGAGACGGTCTCGCTGCTCAATTTCGCGCTTCCTGGCACAGTGGTCGGCATCGCCTACGTGATCGCTTTCAACGACAAGCCGCTGGTGCTGACGGGCACGGTTTCGATCCTCGTCGCCTCCTACGTGTTCCGTTACTCCTCCGCCGGCATCCGCAACGTCATCGCTTCGCTGCAGCAGATCGACCCTTCCATCGAAGAGGCGTCGGCAAGTCTGGGAGCGTCCTCGGCGCGGACGTTCCGCAAGGTGACGCTGCCGCTGGTGCTTCCCGCCATATTGGCCGGCATGCGCTATCTGTTCATCCACTCCATGACGGCGATCAGCGCCACCATTTTCCTGGTCTCCGTGCGCTGGAGCCTGATCACGACACGTATTCTCGAGTGTATGACCGAGCTTCAGTTCGCGCAGGCCTGCGCCTTTTCGATCGTGCTGATCGTGCTCGTTTTCATCGCCAGCGGCGTGATGGCGCTTCTGGCCCGGCTTCTGTGCCGCACCGGCAGTGCGGGGGGAGGAATTCGCTGA